From Pseudomonas sp. B21-028, one genomic window encodes:
- a CDS encoding Wzz/FepE/Etk N-terminal domain-containing protein gives MNPKENYLHEFFRIFFANKQWVKRVFLIFAVIALVLPLMLKQSFDITAQVIVQSKKLSQGDATTSLNQENATFIPPSLADMETESNILRSPALIRQTISALRDQGDYTPSPGILNKWVSEPLKMYITQPLREYVINPLREGLGLEVDPVRDTVLDTLTDEAIENLKIETLPGSNVISIVYSFGDPTQGTRFVAQLLQNYLSNRQDLQSIELPQTFYEQKKAQYQTRLDGLEGTRLKLLENIGSSDPKEEITFRLNAINTEEQALNLYQDRLLQSQRWLDYLKTSLASANSSRFNDYTFPFTFTTTVDNIAFEDREIKQLGEQLTSQVSRYMNDLAIFQPSSEPMLLAREQIVRTRQQFLKVVNNRVQERTTDLAVVSSVINQKVERIAAFKERIHQLQETQSKLRQMDTEINALHAAFSTYAQRFAEASTARSLDNDLSNARVLSPPFEPTAAAFPKPMLIIPFGLFSGLLLAIALVYVREFFDHRFKHPAQISQQLDVPVLLVINEQSPDQVNPHRNWSLPSLVHWVRN, from the coding sequence ATGAATCCCAAGGAAAATTATTTGCATGAGTTCTTCAGGATCTTCTTCGCCAACAAGCAGTGGGTGAAGCGCGTCTTCCTGATCTTCGCCGTGATCGCCCTGGTGCTGCCGTTGATGCTCAAGCAGAGCTTCGACATCACCGCCCAGGTGATCGTCCAGTCGAAAAAACTCTCCCAGGGCGACGCCACCACGTCGCTGAACCAGGAAAACGCCACTTTCATCCCGCCGTCCCTGGCGGACATGGAAACCGAAAGCAATATCCTGCGCTCACCGGCGTTGATCCGGCAGACCATCAGTGCTCTGCGCGACCAGGGCGACTACACCCCAAGCCCAGGCATTCTCAACAAATGGGTGAGCGAGCCGCTCAAGATGTACATCACCCAGCCCCTGCGCGAGTACGTCATCAACCCGCTGCGCGAGGGCCTGGGGCTGGAGGTCGATCCGGTGCGCGACACCGTGCTCGATACGCTGACCGACGAGGCCATCGAAAACCTGAAGATCGAGACCCTGCCCGGCTCCAACGTCATCTCCATCGTCTATAGCTTCGGCGACCCGACCCAGGGCACCCGGTTCGTGGCGCAACTGCTGCAGAACTACCTCAGCAACCGCCAGGACCTGCAATCGATCGAACTGCCGCAGACCTTCTATGAGCAGAAGAAAGCCCAATACCAGACCCGCCTGGACGGCCTGGAAGGCACTCGGCTCAAGCTGCTGGAAAACATCGGCTCGTCCGACCCCAAGGAAGAAATCACCTTCCGCCTGAACGCCATCAACACCGAAGAGCAGGCCCTGAACCTGTATCAGGATCGCCTGCTGCAAAGCCAACGCTGGCTCGATTACCTCAAGACCAGTCTGGCGTCGGCGAACAGCTCGCGGTTCAACGATTACACCTTCCCGTTCACCTTCACCACCACCGTGGACAACATTGCCTTCGAGGACCGGGAGATCAAACAACTGGGCGAGCAACTGACCAGCCAGGTCAGCCGCTACATGAATGATCTGGCGATCTTCCAGCCCAGCAGCGAACCGATGCTGTTGGCCCGGGAACAGATCGTCCGCACGCGCCAACAGTTCCTGAAAGTGGTCAACAACCGGGTCCAGGAGCGCACCACCGACCTGGCGGTGGTCAGTTCGGTGATCAATCAGAAAGTCGAACGCATCGCCGCCTTCAAGGAGCGCATCCATCAGTTGCAGGAAACCCAAAGCAAGCTGCGGCAGATGGACACCGAGATCAACGCCCTGCATGCGGCGTTCTCCACCTACGCCCAACGGTTCGCCGAAGCCAGCACCGCCCGTTCGCTGGACAACGATCTGTCCAACGCCCGGGTTCTGAGCCCGCCGTTCGAACCGACCGCTGCGGCCTTTCCCAAGCCGATGCTGATTATCCCGTTTGGCCTGTTCAGCGGCCTGCTGCTGGCGATTGCCCTGGTCTACGTGCGTGAGTTCTTTGACCATCGCTTCAAGCACCCAGCGCAGATCAGCCAGCAACTGGATGTACCGGTGCTGCTGGTGATCAACGAACAGTCCCCCGACCAGGTCAACCCGCACCGCAACTGGAGCCTGCCCAGCCTTGTCCATTGGGTGCGAAATTGA
- a CDS encoding glycosyltransferase family 4 protein, whose protein sequence is MNAPFDPPLHSSPLSIIHLLDSGGFYGAERMLLDHCLATPGQHQVLFLAAPPTLITRFRQAGVDCRHCASWAELLQHLRQRRDERPLINTHNFKGLLFGWSAATLLHLPLVITQHGFTPRSPKQHFYTWLSLQLCRTASVKRVVCVAESIAALHRQASVRAEKLDVIPNGLPAASTPLTHRTDQQRWRVGYVGRLSSEKGPDLFLDAMIPLCQRHPSLHAVMLGDGPERQVLLKRITEAGLPTRIELPGYQTDMNAWWSRLDALVISSRTEGTPMILLEAMQAGVPVVAFGVGGIPDVVQDRHNGLLAAPADSAELARQIETLFSEPPLAQILADNARRTQQDRYDLRRLAERWSQLYIRTAREARP, encoded by the coding sequence TTGAACGCGCCGTTCGACCCGCCCCTCCACAGCAGCCCCCTGTCGATCATTCATCTGCTCGACAGCGGCGGCTTCTATGGGGCCGAGCGGATGCTGCTCGATCATTGCCTGGCAACGCCCGGACAGCATCAGGTGCTGTTCCTGGCGGCGCCGCCGACGTTGATCACGCGCTTTCGCCAGGCCGGGGTCGATTGCCGTCACTGCGCCAGTTGGGCCGAGCTGTTGCAGCACCTGCGCCAGCGCCGCGACGAGCGACCGCTGATCAACACCCACAACTTCAAGGGGTTGTTGTTCGGCTGGTCGGCGGCCACGCTCCTGCATCTGCCGCTGGTGATCACCCAGCATGGCTTCACGCCGCGCAGCCCCAAGCAGCATTTCTACACCTGGCTGAGCCTGCAACTGTGCCGCACGGCGTCGGTCAAGCGCGTGGTCTGCGTAGCCGAGAGCATCGCCGCGCTGCACCGCCAGGCCAGCGTGCGGGCGGAAAAACTCGATGTGATCCCCAACGGCCTGCCAGCAGCCAGCACGCCACTGACCCACCGCACCGACCAGCAACGCTGGCGGGTCGGCTACGTCGGCCGCTTGAGCAGCGAGAAAGGCCCGGACCTGTTCCTCGACGCCATGATTCCCCTGTGCCAGCGGCACCCGTCGCTGCACGCGGTGATGCTCGGCGACGGCCCGGAACGCCAGGTCCTGCTCAAGCGCATCACCGAGGCCGGGTTGCCCACGCGCATTGAGCTGCCCGGGTACCAGACCGACATGAATGCCTGGTGGAGTCGACTCGACGCACTGGTGATCAGCTCGCGCACCGAAGGCACGCCGATGATTCTGCTCGAGGCCATGCAAGCCGGGGTACCGGTGGTGGCGTTCGGCGTCGGCGGCATTCCCGATGTCGTGCAGGACCGTCACAACGGTTTGCTCGCCGCACCTGCCGACAGCGCCGAATTGGCGCGGCAGATCGAAACGCTATTCAGCGAACCGCCCCTGGCGCAGATCCTGGCCGATAACGCACGCCGCACCCAACAGGACCGCTACGACCTGCGCAGGCTGGCCGAACGCTGGTCGCAGCTCTACATCCGTACGGCACGGGAGGCTCGTCCATGA
- a CDS encoding O-antigen ligase, whose protein sequence is MIVPLSIVSLLGLVCLALLASPYPFLAPGAVLGLVGVAVLYRKPGWGLLGIAALVPFEGLFKDNAFSGSKFFGLALILILMLQLALHQIPATRLRSNIWKPLIGFMVLYGLSLLISENMDLSLPHLRELTVGPILFVITLLIGRELNLDLFARLMTVSVATTCVLAMFSAKYQDQGRASGLLEDPNAFALLIAFTVPLALWLVLRSPNLLHRLFWGGGFILLLGGMTKTESRSGLVVLLLSLVIGLYHYRAQLPRIRPRHLGFAMLGLALLIPLAVAVMPAGYVARIQSLSILSAGVNAHKDESLGRRASYILVGSQMIRENPILGSGPGTFPLHYAPTGYAKAFSANRKLGDLYRRAHNTYLEIFSEIGVPGGLMFVGMLGLGLYNLLHARGLWLQRRDWAQADLLTHLGMSFLSLGLFLMFLSAPNHKLLWIMLALTSVLRYEAEQAAPQEARP, encoded by the coding sequence ATGATTGTCCCACTCTCGATCGTCAGCCTGCTGGGGCTGGTGTGCCTGGCGTTGCTGGCCAGCCCTTATCCGTTCCTCGCCCCGGGTGCGGTGCTCGGCCTGGTCGGCGTCGCCGTGCTGTACCGCAAGCCCGGCTGGGGTTTGCTGGGCATTGCCGCGCTGGTGCCATTCGAAGGTCTGTTCAAGGACAACGCGTTTTCCGGCAGCAAGTTCTTCGGCCTGGCGCTGATCCTGATCCTGATGCTGCAACTGGCCCTGCACCAGATTCCCGCGACACGCTTGCGCAGCAATATCTGGAAGCCTCTGATCGGCTTCATGGTGCTCTATGGCCTGAGCCTGTTGATCTCGGAAAACATGGACCTGTCCCTGCCTCACCTGCGAGAGCTGACGGTGGGGCCAATTCTATTCGTGATCACCTTGCTGATCGGTCGCGAGCTGAACCTGGATCTGTTCGCCCGCCTGATGACGGTGAGCGTCGCCACCACGTGCGTGCTCGCGATGTTCTCGGCCAAGTATCAGGATCAGGGCCGCGCTTCCGGCCTGCTGGAAGACCCCAACGCCTTTGCGCTGTTGATTGCGTTCACCGTACCGCTGGCCTTGTGGCTGGTGCTGCGCAGTCCGAACCTGTTGCACCGATTGTTCTGGGGCGGGGGGTTCATCCTGTTGCTGGGCGGCATGACCAAGACCGAGTCGCGTTCCGGACTGGTGGTGCTGTTGCTCAGTCTGGTGATCGGCTTGTACCACTATCGTGCGCAGCTGCCACGCATCCGTCCGCGGCACCTGGGCTTCGCCATGCTCGGGCTGGCATTGTTGATTCCCCTGGCGGTCGCGGTGATGCCCGCCGGCTACGTGGCACGCATACAGTCGTTGAGCATACTCAGCGCCGGCGTCAACGCCCACAAGGACGAATCCCTGGGCCGCCGCGCCTCCTACATTCTGGTCGGCAGCCAGATGATCCGCGAAAACCCGATACTCGGGTCAGGGCCCGGAACCTTCCCCCTGCACTACGCGCCCACCGGCTATGCCAAAGCGTTCTCGGCCAACCGCAAGCTGGGGGATCTGTATCGCCGGGCCCATAACACCTACCTGGAAATCTTCAGCGAGATCGGCGTGCCGGGCGGGCTGATGTTCGTCGGCATGCTTGGCCTTGGCCTGTACAACCTGCTGCACGCCCGTGGGCTCTGGTTACAGCGCCGCGACTGGGCGCAGGCGGACCTGCTGACACACCTGGGCATGAGTTTCCTGTCGCTGGGGCTGTTCTTGATGTTTCTCAGTGCGCCGAACCACAAGTTGCTGTGGATCATGCTCGCCCTCACCAGCGTGTTGCGCTACGAGGCCGAACAGGCCGCGCCACAGGAGGCTCGTCCATGA
- a CDS encoding glycosyltransferase — MSGVSIVIPMYNEARHIGRTLRAAREAARQAGLACELIVVDNGSDDHGPRIANELGARVLIVPGVHIGALRNRGAALAHGDWLAFIDADIEMPANWLKLLLELEGHQGDVLGLDLDTPRQAPWFAEAWQRRSQRPGTHRLHRVQWLPSANLLMRRSWFERIGGFDETLRTGEDKDFSLRLRQIDAQLLLVNECVALHWGYEGSWREWMSKELWRQGSHLQLLRSHGPSLRLLRFPVLSITAWGLDLLALLALLQGQLRLALMLLSITLLVPLFLSLRQSRRDPRLTLQLWALHGVRLHLTGAALLLNLCHWNVRRPARG; from the coding sequence ATGAGTGGCGTCAGCATTGTGATCCCGATGTATAACGAGGCCCGGCACATCGGCCGGACCCTGCGGGCGGCCCGGGAAGCAGCTCGCCAGGCAGGCTTGGCGTGCGAGTTGATCGTGGTGGACAACGGCTCCGACGACCACGGCCCGCGCATCGCCAATGAACTGGGCGCGCGGGTGCTGATCGTCCCGGGCGTGCACATCGGCGCCCTGCGCAATCGCGGCGCGGCGCTGGCCCATGGCGATTGGCTGGCGTTCATCGATGCCGACATCGAGATGCCGGCCAACTGGCTCAAGCTGCTGCTGGAGCTGGAAGGTCACCAGGGCGATGTCCTCGGACTGGACCTCGACACCCCCCGCCAGGCACCTTGGTTCGCGGAAGCCTGGCAGCGTCGCAGCCAGCGTCCCGGCACCCATCGCCTGCACCGGGTGCAGTGGCTGCCCAGCGCCAATCTGTTGATGCGTCGGTCGTGGTTCGAACGGATCGGCGGTTTCGACGAAACCCTGCGCACCGGCGAGGACAAGGACTTCTCCCTGCGCCTGCGCCAGATCGACGCGCAACTGTTGCTGGTCAACGAATGCGTGGCCCTGCATTGGGGCTACGAAGGCAGTTGGCGCGAGTGGATGAGCAAGGAACTGTGGCGCCAGGGCAGTCATCTGCAACTGCTGCGCAGCCACGGTCCGAGCTTGCGCCTGCTGCGGTTCCCGGTGTTGTCCATCACCGCTTGGGGGCTGGATCTGCTGGCGCTGCTTGCCTTGCTCCAGGGCCAGTTGCGCCTGGCGCTGATGCTGTTGTCGATCACCTTGCTTGTCCCCTTGTTCCTCAGCCTGCGCCAGAGCCGCCGCGACCCGCGCCTGACCTTGCAGCTATGGGCCTTGCACGGGGTGCGCCTGCACCTGACCGGTGCCGCGTTGCTGCTCAACCTCTGTCATTGGAACGTCAGGAGACCTGCCCGTGGCTGA
- a CDS encoding glycosyltransferase family 2 protein, translating into MAEFIYWTCLLLPVYAYLGYPLMLGLLTPLFPVRRYGKALPMDISIVIAAHNEARHIEDKLRTLLAQDYPARSLQIILASDGSSDDTVACARRVIDPRLTVLDLPRQGKAAALNTGVAHSSGEILVFTDADNQWAHDTLGHLLAPLGDPEVGACAGHMEIPVPGKGLSLGDSLYRHYEGWLRRVESRTDCMVSADGALLALRRELFEPIPAQVNDDFFLSTCAPAAGKSIVYVPKARVTDQGVDEADKQFRRRQRVTVGGLQSLAQRRALLNPMRHGLYAIGLISHKLIRRLAPVLLLPLLLSNLWLWSDQGFYRLSLAAQVLGYAMALLGLVDMHHRLPRPFRLAAFVLVTLAGMSIGLWQFLRGRRYSQWNPEQNR; encoded by the coding sequence GTGGCTGAATTCATTTATTGGACCTGCCTGTTGCTGCCGGTGTACGCCTACCTTGGTTACCCGCTGATGCTGGGCCTGCTGACCCCGCTGTTTCCGGTCCGGCGCTACGGCAAGGCACTGCCGATGGACATCAGCATCGTCATCGCCGCCCACAACGAAGCACGACACATCGAAGACAAACTGCGCACCTTGCTCGCCCAGGACTATCCGGCGCGCTCGCTGCAGATCATCCTCGCCAGCGACGGCTCCAGCGACGACACGGTGGCCTGCGCACGCCGGGTAATCGACCCGCGCCTCACCGTGCTCGACCTGCCCCGCCAGGGCAAGGCCGCGGCCCTCAATACCGGCGTGGCCCACAGCAGCGGCGAGATCCTGGTCTTTACCGACGCCGATAACCAATGGGCCCACGACACCCTCGGCCATTTGCTCGCCCCCCTGGGTGATCCGGAGGTCGGCGCCTGTGCCGGACACATGGAAATCCCCGTGCCGGGCAAGGGCCTGAGCCTGGGGGACAGCCTGTATCGGCACTACGAAGGCTGGCTGCGGCGGGTGGAAAGCCGCACCGACTGCATGGTCTCGGCCGATGGTGCGTTGCTGGCCCTGCGCCGGGAGCTGTTCGAGCCGATCCCGGCCCAGGTCAACGATGACTTCTTCCTCAGCACCTGCGCGCCGGCCGCCGGCAAGTCCATCGTCTATGTGCCGAAGGCCCGGGTGACCGACCAGGGCGTGGACGAAGCCGACAAGCAGTTTCGCCGGCGCCAGCGGGTCACCGTCGGTGGCCTGCAGAGCCTGGCCCAGCGTCGGGCGTTGCTCAATCCGATGCGTCATGGCCTGTACGCCATCGGCCTGATCAGCCACAAGCTGATCCGCCGCCTGGCGCCGGTGTTGCTGCTGCCACTGCTGCTCAGCAACCTCTGGTTGTGGAGCGACCAGGGGTTCTATCGCCTGAGCCTGGCCGCCCAGGTGCTCGGCTACGCCATGGCGCTGCTTGGGCTGGTGGATATGCACCACCGCTTGCCCCGGCCCTTTCGCCTCGCGGCGTTCGTGCTGGTGACGCTCGCGGGCATGAGCATCGGCCTGTGGCAGTTCCTGCGGGGCCGGCGCTACAGCCAATGGAATCCCGAGCAGAACCGCTGA
- a CDS encoding polysaccharide deacetylase family protein: MSIKQVFKRTGGWLYLNTSLGRHPMRGAGVILMLHRVLSNDRAAELPHRNELCVGPEAFEHLLIWLQRYFECVPLMSLLLADPDSVPNRPRVALTFDDGWRDNAMNAFPLLRQYQVPASIFLSTDFIGSRQHFWWESIGETLWGSHGQVARHSLIEHLQNAGRPLPVLLDDIDDERRSLALLHYLQSLKSLDPRTLSELTDTCPQGSQPQALDWSQVRMLEDSGLIRFGPHGASHAILTGLDDQHLHEELTRSWTALENGCAQPLPVYCYPNGDHDARVRQQVAAHGFTFALGTEAGLYRNDGDPLNLPRFGVSQRNAHHPELLAWRIRRGTRP; the protein is encoded by the coding sequence ATGTCGATCAAACAAGTCTTCAAGCGCACCGGCGGCTGGCTGTACCTGAACACGTCACTGGGCCGCCACCCGATGCGCGGCGCCGGCGTGATCCTGATGCTGCACAGGGTATTGAGCAACGACCGGGCCGCCGAGCTTCCCCACCGCAATGAACTGTGCGTGGGCCCCGAAGCCTTCGAGCACCTGTTGATCTGGCTGCAACGCTACTTCGAATGCGTGCCCCTGATGAGCTTGTTGCTGGCTGATCCTGATAGCGTCCCGAACCGCCCACGGGTGGCCCTGACCTTCGACGACGGCTGGCGCGACAACGCCATGAATGCCTTTCCGTTGCTGCGCCAATACCAGGTGCCGGCGAGCATTTTCCTGTCCACCGATTTCATTGGCAGCCGCCAGCACTTCTGGTGGGAAAGCATTGGCGAGACCCTGTGGGGCAGCCATGGCCAGGTGGCCCGGCATTCGTTGATCGAGCACTTGCAGAACGCCGGCCGTCCGTTGCCGGTGCTGCTCGATGACATCGACGACGAGCGTCGCAGCCTGGCGTTGCTGCACTACCTGCAGAGCCTCAAGAGCCTCGATCCACGTACCTTGAGCGAACTCACCGACACCTGCCCGCAGGGCTCCCAGCCCCAGGCCCTGGACTGGTCCCAGGTGCGCATGCTCGAAGATTCCGGCCTGATCCGCTTCGGGCCCCATGGTGCCAGCCACGCGATTCTGACCGGGCTGGACGACCAGCACCTGCACGAAGAACTGACGCGCAGTTGGACGGCCCTGGAAAACGGCTGCGCCCAACCGTTGCCGGTGTATTGCTACCCCAACGGCGATCACGATGCCCGCGTGCGCCAACAGGTGGCGGCCCACGGTTTTACCTTCGCCCTGGGCACCGAGGCGGGGCTGTATCGCAACGACGGCGACCCCTTGAACCTGCCGCGTTTCGGCGTCAGCCAGCGCAATGCCCATCATCCCGAACTGCTGGCCTGGCGGATCCGCCGAGGGACACGCCCATGA
- a CDS encoding lipopolysaccharide biosynthesis protein — MSRAHYLKHLALSMGTRLAMIGLRLLRNVLLARILGPSERGLFALLSTLPDLISAATSGGLNTAVGYQAAQQRPMGLLLSQVLVFGCLLAGVLTLLVVALARVFGAELDITMQLGLLAWLLLLAVPLTVLKSGLLTLHNASGGVGGFNALRLMESLAPLLLFLALFWMWKDAALEAALISWLTGLSLVVLAGWVWLRRDHVVTLRWDRSHQNELLRYGARSHPDLLFQQMLLRSDFLFIGALLGSTALGHYAMASAAAELLLIVPEAVTTPLMKRLLQQDRDMQRLTPLALRLTATVMLGACLGMALIGEWLIVTLFGAVYQPAYPALLALLPGLFGLCYASILRLDLLGKNRPGTVSLLMGLGALLNLALNLLLIPRYGIVGAAAASSIAYLGVTLALLAMYCRLSGVALWQTLIILPSDLLPMRQMLMGKSA; from the coding sequence ATGAGCCGCGCTCATTACCTCAAGCACCTGGCACTGAGCATGGGCACGCGCCTGGCGATGATCGGCCTGCGCCTGCTGCGCAATGTGCTGCTGGCACGGATTCTCGGGCCCAGCGAACGCGGGCTGTTTGCCTTGCTCAGCACCTTGCCGGACCTGATCAGCGCCGCCACCAGTGGCGGCCTGAATACCGCCGTGGGTTACCAGGCGGCACAACAACGCCCGATGGGGCTGCTGCTCAGCCAGGTGCTGGTGTTCGGTTGCCTGTTGGCCGGGGTGCTGACCCTCCTGGTGGTGGCACTGGCGCGGGTGTTCGGTGCTGAGCTGGATATCACCATGCAGTTGGGTTTGCTGGCCTGGCTGCTGTTGCTCGCCGTGCCGTTGACCGTGCTCAAGAGCGGCCTGCTGACGCTGCACAATGCCTCGGGCGGCGTGGGCGGCTTCAATGCCTTGCGCCTGATGGAATCCCTGGCGCCGCTGCTGCTGTTCCTGGCGCTGTTCTGGATGTGGAAGGACGCGGCCCTGGAAGCGGCACTGATCAGTTGGCTGACGGGGCTGAGCCTGGTGGTGCTGGCCGGTTGGGTGTGGTTGCGCCGCGATCATGTGGTCACCCTGCGCTGGGATCGCAGCCATCAGAACGAACTGTTGCGCTACGGCGCCCGCAGCCATCCGGACCTGCTGTTCCAGCAAATGCTGCTGCGCTCGGACTTCCTGTTCATCGGTGCCCTGCTGGGCAGCACGGCCCTGGGTCACTACGCCATGGCCAGCGCCGCCGCCGAGCTACTGCTGATCGTGCCGGAGGCAGTGACCACGCCCCTGATGAAACGCCTGTTGCAACAGGACCGCGACATGCAGCGCCTGACGCCCCTGGCCCTGCGTCTGACCGCCACGGTGATGCTCGGCGCCTGCCTGGGCATGGCGCTGATCGGCGAATGGTTGATCGTCACCCTATTCGGTGCGGTCTACCAACCGGCCTATCCTGCCTTGCTGGCGCTGCTGCCGGGGCTGTTCGGGTTGTGCTATGCGAGCATCCTGCGCCTGGACCTGCTGGGCAAGAACCGGCCCGGTACGGTATCGCTGCTGATGGGTTTGGGGGCGTTGTTGAACCTGGCGCTGAACCTGCTGTTGATTCCCCGCTATGGCATCGTCGGTGCCGCTGCCGCTTCCTCCATCGCGTACCTGGGGGTGACCCTGGCGCTGCTGGCGATGTATTGCCGCCTCAGCGGCGTGGCGCTGTGGCAAACACTGATCATCCTGCCCAGCGACCTGTTGCCGATGCGGCAGATGCTGATGGGGAAATCGGCATGA